The Rhodoferax ferrireducens T118 DNA segment TGAGTTGCGTGGCATCCCACCCATGGCCGCAGGCGCCGCGCGTATCCGCGTCACCTTCACGGTTGATGCCGATGGGCTCTTGAGCGTCAGTGCGCGCGAGCAGCTGAGCGGCGTTGAAGCCCGAATTGATGTCAAACCCTCTTACGGACTGGGTGACGAGCAGATTGCCAACATGTTGCAAGACAGTTTCACCAAGGCCGATGTGGACATGAAAGCCCGTGCCCTTGTCGAGGCCCGCGTCGATGCCGAACGTATGGTACTGGCGACGCAAAGCGCGCTGGATGCGGATGGTGACCTGCTCACCGAGTTGGATCGTGCCGGCATTGATCGGCTGATGGTTGCCGTGCATGTGACAAGCCTCCTGGAAGATCCGGCCCGGATTGAAGCGGCGACGCAGGCGCTGGCCAAAGGCACTGAGGCCTTTGCGGCAATGCGGATGAATAGGGGCATACAAAAAGCATTGGCTGGGAAAAACATCGCAACGGTCTGATCCCGATTCAACGAGTAAACATATGCCTGTCATCAAAATACTGCCGCATCCCGAGTATTGCCCACAAGGGGTCGAAATATCGGCACCGGCTGGCACCTCTATTTGTGAGGCCATGCTGGACAACCACATCCATATTGAACATGCCTGCGAGATGAGTTGCGCCTGCACCACCTGCCACGTCATCGTGCGCGAAGGGTTTGCGTCACTCAATGAGGTCGATGAGAATGAAGAGGACATGCTCGATCGCGCCTGGGGCCTGGA contains these protein-coding regions:
- the fdx gene encoding ISC system 2Fe-2S type ferredoxin, which encodes MPVIKILPHPEYCPQGVEISAPAGTSICEAMLDNHIHIEHACEMSCACTTCHVIVREGFASLNEVDENEEDMLDRAWGLEPQSRLGCQAILARQDVVVEIPKYSVNHAKETH